The window TAAAGAAGAATTAGCCAAATTTTTCTACTATTGGATTGGCTCGAATATTCAATATGATGAAGAGACATTTTTGAAAACTATAAATGGAGAAATAAGTAATGAAGATTTTTGGAAAAGCCAAGATGAATCTGTTGTTTATAATAACAGAACCGGAGTTTGCGCTGGTTATGCGAATCTATACAAGTGGTTTTTGGAATGGATCGATATAGAAACTGTTGTTGTATCTGGACATATTCGAGATTTAAGAAATCATTATGTTGAATTAGAAACTGATGATAGTTATAGACACGCTTGGAATGCTATTAAATTAAACGATGAATGGATTCTAGTAGATACAACTTGGGGAACTTCTAAAGAAAAAGAAACCTCTGAATTCTATTTCAATATTAAACCCGAATTGTCAATAATTACGCATTATCCTGAAGATAGTAAATGGCAACTACTAAAAGAGCCTCTGAATCTTGAAGAATTTAATAAATCTCAATTTGTCAAACCATTTTGGTTTATGATAGGATTCACAGAAACACCAAAATTAATGTCTGACCAAGAATTTTACTATTTCACATTTCAAAATATTCCAGAAAACAAATGGTCAGTTGGTTTACAATTAAGCTCTGACAACATTAATTTTAATGGAATGAGTGATATTAAATTAATTGAACAAGATGGTCTTATTTATTTTCGATTTAGTAAGGATAAAATACCCAAAACAGCTTTTTTCAAAGTTAACTTAGTGAAATTTGAATATGTTGGAAATGACTATATGAAAACTGAACATAAAGATGTTATTAACTTTAAACTATAAGTAACTGGTGGCAACACTGTATAAAAAACATAGGGCGTTTGTGATAAACTAAAAGGTCTGTGCTTATTAATGAAGTCCGCTAAATATAAAATTTGGCATTTTAAGAGGAAAGATAAAAGCAAAATATTTATATTTAGCTAAGTAATTAACCGAAACAAAAGTGCTTATTTTATTGCCCTACATTTCTTATACTTAACGTTGTGCATAATTATGAAAAACATCCAGATTTTAATAATATTTCTATTTTCAATTGGAATTTCAGCACAAAATATAACTGAAATCAACTCTGATTTAAAACTATCT is drawn from Psychroserpens sp. NJDZ02 and contains these coding sequences:
- a CDS encoding transglutaminase domain-containing protein, whose product is MKNTVFITFVSLFFINSVFSQNESIEALIEKTNELNLDMRDLTTFAEENIKDKEELAKFFYYWIGSNIQYDEETFLKTINGEISNEDFWKSQDESVVYNNRTGVCAGYANLYKWFLEWIDIETVVVSGHIRDLRNHYVELETDDSYRHAWNAIKLNDEWILVDTTWGTSKEKETSEFYFNIKPELSIITHYPEDSKWQLLKEPLNLEEFNKSQFVKPFWFMIGFTETPKLMSDQEFYYFTFQNIPENKWSVGLQLSSDNINFNGMSDIKLIEQDGLIYFRFSKDKIPKTAFFKVNLVKFEYVGNDYMKTEHKDVINFKL